In a genomic window of Blastopirellula marina:
- a CDS encoding efflux RND transporter permease subunit, translating to MLNAIIRFSLQNRMLVIAMAVFLLLYGGWQTYQLPIDVFPNLNRPRVVIMTEAPGMAPEEVETLITFPLETVLNGATGVVDVRTQSGVGLSVIYVEFDWGTDIYNDRQVVAERLALATDRLPPGASPQLMPISSIMGQIMVMGMVSEDGKTPPMELRTMADWVVRQRLLTIPGVSQVIVMGGQRKQFQVLVDPNNLLRYGVTLDEVKRALSESNQNTAGGYLDEQGPEELLVRSLGRVTSVEELQGIVVAHRDGRSILLSQVAKILEGPQVKRGDSSAYARDEEGKFFGGPSVVLTILKQPNADTRLVTEKVMAALEEMQPSLPADVKMLPELYQQKSFIDLAIENVIEALRDGGILVVVILFLFLMNLRTTFITLTAIPLSIVMTALVFAMFGLSINTMTLGGLAVAIGELVDDAIVDVENIFRRLRENRHAANPKNPLLVVFQASCEVRNSIVYGTAIVVIVFVPLFALSGMEGRLFAPLGIAYIVSLVSSLAVSLTVTPVLSYWLLGNAKLSSEEKDGLILRVLKGIADKVMGLSLKMAYPILALAGVGVLIAGWGMWRLESDFLPPFNEGAVQVNVVLPPGTSLAKSNEVAARVERRLTEIDDIDAFVRKTGRAELDEHAEGVNVSEFIATINPHTERSREEVIEEISEALADIPGIVTAVEQPLAHLISHMLSGVKAQVAIKLYGDDLDVLRREAKKMESAISGIAGVRDLQVEQQVNIPQLRIEADGYSLQRYGLRRQDINEFVETAMQGEVVSQVLDGQRTFDLLVRLDEDFREDLDSVKRLVIELPEGGTAKLEDVARVYAASGPNTINREQVRRRIIVQCNVSDRGLVDVVNDIRERLKPIEASLPTGYFTEYSGQFESQQSASRMIIILFAISMAGMFLVLYKMFGSVNLSLQVMIALPMAFIGSVAALYFTQQTLTVASMVGFISLCGIASRNGILLINHYLHLVKYEGETWSKEMIIRAGKDRLAPVLMTALTSGIGLVPLAMAAGEPGKEILYPVATVIIGGLITSTLLEFLVRPALFWTMGTGAARRVVETQDSHIELVEEAEAHAESSLASSAT from the coding sequence ATGCTCAACGCGATTATTCGATTCTCGCTTCAGAACCGCATGCTCGTGATCGCGATGGCGGTGTTCCTGCTGCTCTACGGCGGCTGGCAAACCTACCAATTGCCGATCGACGTGTTTCCCAACCTCAATCGGCCTCGCGTCGTGATCATGACCGAGGCCCCTGGAATGGCCCCTGAGGAAGTCGAGACGCTGATCACCTTCCCGCTGGAAACGGTTCTTAACGGTGCGACCGGAGTGGTCGACGTACGAACGCAATCTGGTGTTGGCCTCTCGGTGATTTACGTCGAGTTCGATTGGGGCACTGATATCTACAACGACCGCCAGGTGGTCGCCGAACGTTTGGCGTTAGCCACGGATCGGCTTCCGCCCGGAGCAAGTCCGCAGCTGATGCCCATCTCGTCGATCATGGGTCAAATCATGGTCATGGGTATGGTCAGCGAAGATGGCAAAACGCCACCGATGGAACTCCGCACGATGGCCGACTGGGTTGTGCGGCAACGTTTGCTGACTATTCCCGGCGTCTCGCAAGTCATTGTGATGGGGGGCCAACGTAAACAGTTCCAAGTTCTGGTAGATCCCAACAACTTGCTTCGTTACGGAGTAACTCTCGACGAAGTGAAACGAGCCCTCAGCGAAAGCAATCAGAACACGGCCGGTGGCTATTTGGATGAACAGGGACCGGAAGAGTTGCTCGTGCGTTCCCTCGGCCGTGTGACGAGTGTTGAAGAATTGCAAGGTATCGTAGTTGCCCATCGCGATGGGAGATCCATTCTCCTTTCTCAGGTGGCCAAGATCTTAGAAGGTCCCCAGGTCAAGCGTGGTGACAGTTCGGCTTACGCGCGAGATGAAGAGGGAAAGTTCTTTGGCGGTCCGTCGGTAGTGCTGACGATTTTGAAGCAACCTAACGCCGACACACGTCTGGTAACCGAAAAGGTGATGGCTGCTCTAGAAGAAATGCAGCCGTCTTTGCCTGCCGATGTGAAGATGCTGCCGGAGCTTTATCAGCAGAAATCGTTCATCGATCTCGCGATCGAGAATGTGATCGAAGCGCTCCGCGATGGCGGTATCCTCGTGGTCGTGATTTTGTTTCTATTTTTGATGAATCTCCGCACAACGTTCATCACACTCACGGCTATCCCACTTTCCATCGTCATGACCGCGCTCGTCTTCGCAATGTTCGGACTTTCGATCAATACGATGACCCTAGGTGGTTTGGCGGTCGCGATCGGTGAACTCGTGGACGACGCAATTGTCGATGTCGAGAACATCTTCCGTCGCCTGCGAGAGAATCGGCACGCTGCTAATCCGAAGAATCCGCTGCTGGTCGTGTTTCAGGCAAGCTGCGAGGTGCGAAACTCGATTGTTTACGGTACTGCGATCGTGGTAATCGTGTTCGTGCCGTTGTTCGCTCTTTCCGGCATGGAAGGACGTTTGTTCGCACCGCTGGGTATCGCGTACATCGTGTCGTTGGTCTCTTCGCTTGCGGTCTCGCTGACAGTAACACCGGTACTCAGCTATTGGCTGCTGGGTAACGCCAAGTTGAGCAGCGAGGAAAAGGATGGCCTCATCTTGCGAGTGCTCAAGGGAATCGCCGACAAGGTAATGGGATTGAGCTTGAAAATGGCCTACCCAATCCTGGCCCTCGCTGGCGTGGGTGTGTTGATTGCGGGTTGGGGAATGTGGCGTCTGGAAAGCGACTTTCTACCTCCCTTCAATGAGGGTGCCGTCCAAGTCAATGTCGTCCTTCCACCTGGCACGTCATTGGCCAAGTCGAACGAAGTGGCCGCGCGGGTCGAGCGTCGCTTGACCGAGATCGACGACATCGACGCGTTCGTCCGTAAAACGGGGCGCGCCGAGCTCGATGAACATGCCGAGGGTGTAAACGTGAGCGAGTTCATTGCCACGATCAATCCACATACGGAACGTTCTCGCGAAGAAGTCATCGAGGAGATCAGCGAAGCTCTCGCCGATATTCCTGGCATCGTCACCGCCGTCGAACAGCCGCTGGCTCACTTGATTTCGCACATGCTCTCTGGCGTGAAGGCGCAAGTTGCGATCAAGCTTTACGGCGACGACCTGGACGTATTGCGGCGAGAAGCCAAGAAGATGGAATCCGCGATCTCGGGCATTGCTGGAGTTCGTGATCTGCAAGTTGAGCAACAGGTCAATATCCCTCAGCTACGAATTGAAGCCGACGGCTACAGCCTCCAAAGGTACGGTTTGCGGCGACAAGACATCAACGAGTTCGTGGAAACGGCCATGCAGGGGGAAGTTGTCTCTCAAGTACTCGACGGTCAGCGAACATTCGACCTACTGGTCCGACTAGACGAGGACTTCCGCGAAGATCTCGACTCGGTAAAGCGTCTCGTGATTGAACTACCGGAGGGTGGTACCGCGAAGTTAGAGGACGTAGCCCGCGTTTACGCCGCCAGTGGCCCCAATACGATTAATCGCGAACAGGTTCGCCGCCGAATTATCGTGCAGTGCAACGTGAGCGACCGCGGTTTAGTTGACGTAGTCAATGATATCCGGGAGCGGCTTAAACCGATCGAAGCCAGCCTGCCAACCGGTTACTTCACCGAGTACAGCGGTCAGTTTGAGAGCCAACAGTCTGCGTCGCGCATGATCATTATCCTGTTTGCGATCTCAATGGCCGGGATGTTCCTGGTCCTTTACAAGATGTTCGGCTCGGTCAACTTGTCATTGCAAGTCATGATCGCATTACCAATGGCCTTTATCGGTTCAGTTGCCGCGTTGTATTTTACGCAACAGACGCTGACTGTGGCCAGCATGGTTGGATTCATATCGCTGTGCGGTATCGCCTCTCGAAACGGGATTCTGTTGATCAACCACTACCTGCACCTGGTCAAATACGAGGGTGAAACGTGGTCGAAAGAGATGATCATCCGAGCTGGTAAGGACCGCCTGGCTCCCGTGTTGATGACGGCCCTCACCTCAGGAATCGGCCTGGTTCCACTGGCGATGGCGGCTGGGGAACCAGGAAAAGAAATCCTTTACCCGGTGGCGACCGTCATTATTGGTGGGCTGATCACCAGCACGCTGCTTGAATTCCTTGTTCGGCCAGCACTGTTTTGGACAATGGGAACCGGCGCTGCAAGGCGGGTGGTTGAAACCCAAGACAGCCATATCGAGTTGGTCGAAGAAGCGGAAGCACATGCGGAATCGTCGCTGGCTTCATCAGCAACCTAA
- a CDS encoding efflux RND transporter periplasmic adaptor subunit, whose protein sequence is MNTQNIPSWAWSVATVVALSVVALVTSSLWLPTVRQLVAESVSEHEEGAAEDPHAGHDHAGHSETASVELSANGLKNIDYQPLTIELSEYTRQITVPAMVVERPGRTQMNISAPLTGVITKIYPVEGASVESGSPMFEIRLTHEELVTAQSDLIRTAENLDVINRELARLTGLPEGVVAGNRILEQQYEKQRLDASLRAERQSLLLHGLNEQQVSQILENKQLLDTLTVRAPDHLQDSETCSEAHSFHVQKMAARVGQQVQAGELLGVIADHCELYIEGRAFEDDAARLRKAAENQWPISASLLTSGKLTDEITGLHLLYLADHVDPQTRAFRFFVALPNDVAAQRTTRDGQRFVEWKYKPGQRMELHVPVEKWENEIVLPVEAVVDEGAEKYVYQQNGDHFDQVPVHVKFRDQSNVVIANNGTLFPGDVVAARGAYEMHLTLKNKSGGGVDPHAGHNH, encoded by the coding sequence ATGAACACGCAGAACATACCATCATGGGCTTGGAGCGTTGCGACGGTTGTTGCACTCAGCGTTGTCGCGCTCGTGACTTCGTCATTGTGGCTCCCAACCGTTCGTCAATTAGTCGCCGAATCCGTATCCGAACACGAAGAAGGAGCGGCAGAAGATCCGCACGCCGGGCATGATCATGCCGGACATTCCGAAACAGCTTCGGTCGAACTAAGTGCGAATGGGTTAAAAAACATCGACTACCAGCCGCTCACCATCGAACTCAGCGAGTACACGCGGCAGATTACCGTGCCCGCCATGGTAGTCGAACGTCCTGGGCGAACGCAGATGAACATCTCGGCGCCACTTACCGGTGTGATTACGAAGATTTATCCGGTTGAAGGCGCCTCGGTCGAATCGGGTAGTCCGATGTTCGAGATTCGCCTTACGCACGAAGAATTAGTCACGGCTCAAAGTGATTTGATCCGTACAGCTGAGAACCTGGACGTGATCAACCGCGAACTCGCTCGTTTGACCGGACTGCCCGAAGGCGTTGTGGCAGGTAATCGAATCCTGGAGCAGCAGTACGAAAAGCAGCGTCTCGATGCATCGCTACGAGCCGAACGGCAATCACTACTGCTGCATGGTTTGAATGAGCAGCAAGTCTCTCAAATTCTTGAAAACAAACAGTTGCTCGACACGCTTACCGTACGTGCCCCCGACCATCTTCAAGACAGCGAAACTTGCTCGGAAGCTCACAGCTTTCATGTACAGAAGATGGCGGCTCGGGTTGGCCAGCAAGTCCAAGCAGGCGAACTGTTGGGCGTGATTGCGGATCATTGTGAGCTGTACATCGAAGGCCGCGCTTTCGAAGACGATGCGGCTCGATTACGTAAAGCAGCCGAAAATCAGTGGCCAATTTCTGCGTCGCTATTGACCAGTGGAAAGTTGACCGACGAGATTACCGGGCTTCATTTGCTCTATTTGGCCGATCACGTTGATCCTCAGACACGGGCGTTCCGCTTCTTTGTCGCCTTGCCAAATGACGTCGCCGCCCAGCGTACCACACGTGACGGACAACGATTCGTGGAGTGGAAGTACAAGCCAGGCCAACGAATGGAATTGCACGTCCCCGTCGAGAAATGGGAGAACGAAATCGTCCTGCCGGTCGAGGCGGTGGTCGATGAAGGGGCCGAAAAGTACGTCTATCAACAGAATGGTGATCACTTTGACCAGGTACCTGTCCATGTGAAGTTTCGCGATCAATCGAATGTCGTCATCGCCAATAACGGAACACTGTTTCCGGGAGATGTCGTGGCAGCACGTGGAGCTTACGAGATGCATTTGACTTTGAAGAACAAATCGGGAGGCGGAGTTGACCCGCACGCGGGACATAACCACTAG
- a CDS encoding arylsulfatase gives MQRLACLLLFVGLTAPQIAQAADKPNIVFILADDMGYSDLGCYGGDIATPNLDQLAANGLKFTQFYNTARCWPTRAALMTGYYAQQVHRDALPNLGGGGRGKRQEWARLLPDFLAPHGYRNYHSGKWHIDGKVLPAGFDRSLDMRNQGNFFSAKGNAEDDEPVQPAEDESDYYATTAVVDHAIDCLKEHDEKYSDQPFFHYVAFICPHFPLHAKPEDIAKYHDKYVDGWDKMRETRFARQQELGLLETELSALEPEVGPPYHFPEALKKLGSGEVNRPIPWSDLTAEQQRFQATKMAIHAAMVDRMDQEIGRLLDQLKAMDELDNTIIFFASDNGASAEIMVRHGGHDPSAEPGSAATYLCLGPGFSSACNTPFRRHKTWVHEGGISTPLIVHWPAGIQAKGEMRHTPSHMIDIVPTIMDVLDIEKPTVWNGQPIPPAPGKSLLPAFAEDKTIDREMLWWLHEGNQAVRIGDWKLVKAKGDQWALYDLSTDRAEAHDLAKVNPEKLIEMKLTWGRQMKQIMDLAEQTAEKKPANKAAAKE, from the coding sequence ATGCAACGACTTGCTTGCCTCCTCCTCTTTGTCGGTTTAACTGCTCCTCAAATCGCCCAAGCCGCCGACAAGCCAAACATTGTTTTCATTCTCGCCGATGACATGGGTTATTCTGACCTGGGTTGTTATGGTGGTGATATCGCGACACCCAATCTCGATCAGTTGGCTGCGAATGGACTGAAGTTCACGCAGTTCTACAATACGGCCCGTTGCTGGCCGACCCGCGCCGCATTGATGACGGGTTACTATGCCCAACAAGTCCATCGTGATGCCCTGCCGAATTTAGGTGGCGGGGGTCGCGGTAAGCGGCAAGAGTGGGCACGCTTGCTGCCTGACTTCCTGGCACCGCACGGCTACCGTAATTATCACAGTGGCAAGTGGCACATCGACGGTAAAGTCTTGCCGGCCGGTTTCGATCGCTCACTTGATATGCGGAACCAAGGCAACTTCTTTTCGGCCAAAGGAAACGCAGAGGACGACGAACCGGTTCAACCAGCCGAAGACGAGTCGGACTATTACGCTACAACCGCAGTCGTCGATCACGCAATTGACTGCCTGAAAGAACATGACGAGAAGTATTCAGACCAACCGTTCTTTCATTACGTCGCGTTTATTTGTCCTCATTTTCCGCTCCATGCTAAGCCAGAAGATATCGCCAAGTATCATGACAAGTACGTCGACGGTTGGGATAAGATGCGAGAAACACGATTTGCTCGCCAACAGGAACTTGGCCTGTTGGAAACGGAGCTATCGGCGCTCGAACCAGAGGTCGGACCTCCTTACCATTTCCCGGAAGCACTGAAGAAGCTGGGATCTGGTGAGGTTAATCGCCCGATTCCTTGGTCGGACCTTACCGCCGAGCAACAACGCTTCCAGGCGACCAAGATGGCCATTCATGCGGCCATGGTCGACCGGATGGATCAAGAGATTGGTCGTCTGCTCGATCAACTAAAAGCGATGGACGAACTCGACAACACGATTATCTTCTTCGCCTCCGATAACGGAGCAAGTGCCGAGATCATGGTTCGTCACGGTGGACACGATCCAAGTGCCGAGCCAGGCAGTGCAGCGACTTATCTTTGTTTAGGCCCTGGTTTCTCGAGTGCCTGTAACACGCCGTTTCGTCGCCACAAAACGTGGGTGCACGAAGGCGGCATCAGCACGCCGCTGATCGTCCACTGGCCTGCAGGGATTCAAGCAAAAGGCGAGATGCGCCATACTCCCTCTCACATGATCGACATTGTGCCAACCATCATGGATGTGCTCGATATCGAGAAGCCTACCGTGTGGAACGGGCAACCCATTCCGCCAGCTCCAGGAAAAAGCCTTCTACCTGCGTTCGCGGAAGATAAAACGATTGATCGCGAGATGCTGTGGTGGCTGCACGAAGGCAATCAAGCGGTGCGGATCGGAGACTGGAAGCTGGTCAAAGCCAAGGGGGATCAATGGGCACTCTACGATCTTTCGACCGACCGCGCGGAAGCGCATGATCTGGCCAAGGTGAATCCTGAGAAGTTAATCGAAATGAAGCTGACGTGGGGCCGCCAGATGAAGCAAATCATGGATTTGGCAGAACAAACCGCAGAGAAAAAACCTGCGAACAAGGCCGCTGCGAAAGAATAG
- a CDS encoding cysteine protease StiP domain-containing protein has product MASWFEAPLWKMRIYASLREEVDPSTDRHYFRQRSVGYTGDLSFWKTPSPEPELAPLLIERLSMPLAPDDSICLAASTLAARIKSYFDPQQTLFVAILRAGVPLAAWLRKMLPGAEAVATSLFVGLGIDQTALAAIRADYPDRKIVFVDGWTGKGGVANELRRLEAGPLAVLSDPWGQAEFRGTRDDIFSPSACFTGPTTLGFSRTFHSDDNKPFAAYRFPDELLQASFVESWLASCPETREDTLQDKSEFRIKHESPLRLHSNEVCRALINSNPETLLFAESDSIVRAKYEFLLALAEAQKVPQRFNVSELDELNAQVACTLRLSC; this is encoded by the coding sequence GTGGCATCTTGGTTTGAAGCCCCCTTATGGAAGATGCGGATCTACGCGAGCCTTAGAGAAGAGGTGGATCCAAGCACGGATCGACACTACTTTCGCCAGCGGTCGGTGGGTTACACGGGCGATCTCAGCTTTTGGAAAACACCATCACCCGAGCCAGAACTTGCGCCGCTCTTAATCGAACGACTGTCGATGCCGCTCGCTCCCGACGATTCGATATGTTTGGCCGCTTCCACGCTCGCTGCAAGAATTAAGTCATACTTCGATCCTCAACAGACACTTTTTGTGGCGATCCTTCGCGCTGGCGTGCCGCTCGCGGCTTGGCTACGGAAGATGCTGCCCGGGGCTGAGGCTGTCGCGACTTCACTGTTTGTTGGCTTAGGAATCGATCAGACTGCATTAGCAGCGATTCGGGCAGACTATCCCGATCGCAAGATCGTTTTCGTCGATGGCTGGACAGGCAAGGGGGGTGTCGCCAACGAGCTGCGTCGTCTCGAAGCGGGGCCACTCGCCGTGTTAAGTGATCCTTGGGGACAAGCAGAGTTTCGTGGAACGCGGGACGACATCTTCTCGCCGTCGGCTTGCTTCACAGGACCAACCACCCTCGGCTTCTCACGCACGTTTCATAGTGACGATAACAAACCATTTGCCGCCTATCGCTTTCCAGATGAATTGCTCCAAGCCAGTTTCGTTGAATCATGGCTCGCTTCCTGTCCGGAAACTCGGGAAGACACCCTGCAAGATAAATCGGAGTTCCGGATAAAACATGAAAGTCCACTTCGTCTGCACAGTAACGAAGTCTGCCGAGCATTGATCAATTCGAACCCGGAGACGCTGTTGTTTGCGGAGAGCGATTCGATCGTCCGTGCGAAGTATGAATTCTTGCTCGCTTTGGCCGAAGCTCAGAAGGTGCCGCAGCGGTTCAACGTTTCGGAACTTGACGAACTGAATGCACAAGTCGCCTGCACGCTGAGGTTGTCATGTTAA
- a CDS encoding phosphoribosyltransferase domain-containing protein — MLRKAPESDSLDAALNQPKIPEAVIRITRGVKIVERDANPHRRHGITFEHLGKLNPISSRHLEDLIACFAELLPTPSSARRITVLGLAESGIVPAFAMHEAANSHGFDANWCFSSRTDQRGPSFVEAHSHAPEHFLPPEILVDFGEELWIVEDEVTTGQTLLNLLEVVRRTTEYERVRCFSVLDARSPDHSENNQVPHQLEVRSILQGDLSDWLQQMNPSSLQSRFDGVPHLSVGELIASDLPALLTGELPQLQHVTLSPWTIDQKAILSRLEYMPGYYLYNTKAD, encoded by the coding sequence ATGCTGCGAAAGGCTCCAGAGAGCGACTCCCTAGATGCTGCGCTGAATCAACCGAAGATTCCGGAGGCAGTTATACGTATTACGCGTGGCGTCAAGATTGTAGAGCGAGACGCAAACCCGCATCGCCGGCACGGGATCACGTTTGAACATTTGGGCAAGTTGAATCCAATCTCCTCGCGACATCTTGAAGATCTGATCGCTTGCTTCGCGGAACTCTTGCCAACGCCGAGCAGCGCTCGGCGAATCACCGTGCTGGGACTTGCCGAGTCGGGAATTGTCCCGGCATTCGCGATGCATGAAGCGGCAAACTCACACGGATTTGACGCGAATTGGTGTTTCTCTAGCCGTACCGATCAGAGAGGTCCTAGCTTCGTAGAAGCCCATTCGCACGCTCCGGAACACTTCTTGCCTCCTGAGATTCTCGTTGATTTCGGCGAGGAGCTATGGATTGTCGAGGACGAGGTGACCACGGGTCAGACTCTTCTGAACTTACTCGAAGTTGTTCGCCGTACAACAGAGTACGAACGCGTCCGCTGTTTTTCCGTTTTGGATGCTCGCTCGCCGGATCACTCTGAGAACAACCAAGTTCCCCACCAGCTCGAAGTGCGGAGCATTCTTCAAGGAGATCTTTCTGACTGGCTCCAACAAATGAATCCCTCCTCATTACAGTCTCGCTTCGATGGGGTACCCCATCTTTCGGTTGGAGAATTGATCGCCTCTGATTTGCCTGCGTTGTTAACAGGCGAGCTACCTCAACTACAACACGTCACTCTCAGTCCATGGACAATCGACCAAAAGGCAATTCTCTCGCGGCTTGAATACATGCCAGGTTACTATCTCTACAACACGAAGGCCGATTAA
- a CDS encoding ABC transporter ATP-binding protein: MSNLEIVDVSHAYGPKKVLNHVNLRVGAGQVVALVGPSGCGKSTLLRAILGTHPSTEGTVMVGGQEVIRPNRDVGIVYQHYSLYEFLTARENVAFGLMLDQTSTPYRWFMYFGWRKLRKQHLEQADEFLKKVGLYAARDQYPSQMSGGMRQRVAIAQALIMEPKILLLDEPFGALDEATREELQLMLLRLYEENVRARSENRTPPYTVIIVTHELNEALFVSDRVVGLSQYHNDGENGATIVYDRPAPVFKPDEPKDLSRFVEQKEELIRAVFSPTFQKDHRQFVTFWQENKKQPVEETSEVN; this comes from the coding sequence ATGTCAAACTTGGAAATCGTCGACGTTTCGCACGCGTATGGACCGAAAAAAGTCTTAAATCACGTCAATCTGCGTGTGGGTGCTGGGCAAGTCGTCGCTTTGGTTGGGCCCAGCGGCTGTGGAAAATCAACTCTATTACGAGCCATCCTAGGGACACATCCGTCGACCGAGGGTACCGTGATGGTCGGCGGCCAGGAAGTCATTCGGCCAAATCGCGATGTCGGCATCGTCTACCAACACTACAGCTTGTATGAGTTTCTCACCGCGCGCGAAAACGTAGCATTTGGGCTAATGCTGGATCAAACCAGTACCCCGTATCGTTGGTTCATGTATTTTGGGTGGCGCAAGCTTCGCAAGCAACACCTGGAACAGGCGGACGAATTCCTAAAGAAGGTCGGCTTGTATGCGGCCCGCGATCAGTACCCCAGCCAGATGTCAGGCGGGATGCGACAGCGTGTCGCGATCGCTCAGGCGTTGATCATGGAGCCCAAGATCTTACTGCTCGACGAGCCGTTTGGCGCCTTGGACGAGGCAACGCGAGAAGAACTGCAGTTAATGTTGTTACGTTTATATGAAGAAAACGTCCGGGCTCGGTCCGAGAATCGGACGCCGCCCTATACCGTCATTATCGTGACACACGAACTGAACGAAGCCCTTTTCGTGAGTGACCGCGTAGTAGGCTTATCGCAATATCATAACGATGGTGAAAACGGCGCTACAATCGTCTACGACCGCCCGGCTCCCGTATTCAAGCCGGACGAGCCGAAGGATTTGAGCCGTTTCGTCGAACAAAAAGAGGAATTGATCCGAGCGGTGTTCAGTCCAACGTTCCAGAAGGATCATCGGCAATTCGTCACATTCTGGCAAGAAAACAAGAAACAACCGGTCGAGGAGACGTCTGAAGTTAATTGA
- a CDS encoding aromatic ring-hydroxylating oxygenase subunit alpha — protein MDYTFDPTIPIESAPTPPSSWYTDPGVFAAEKRQVFEKAWIAVGRSDQLSTPGSYFTGNLVGNPYLVLRDEAGDLRAMHNVCRHHAAVVAQESGRACELVCPYHGWTYHLNGRLKRAPRMGKMSDFNVQ, from the coding sequence ATGGACTATACCTTTGATCCTACCATCCCGATCGAATCGGCCCCAACACCACCTTCTTCGTGGTATACCGATCCAGGCGTATTCGCGGCCGAGAAACGGCAAGTCTTCGAAAAAGCCTGGATCGCTGTTGGTCGGAGTGATCAGCTGAGTACACCAGGAAGTTACTTCACGGGCAATCTTGTCGGCAATCCTTATCTCGTTCTTCGTGATGAAGCGGGCGATCTGAGGGCAATGCACAATGTTTGTCGTCATCATGCGGCCGTCGTCGCGCAGGAATCAGGCCGGGCATGCGAGCTGGTCTGTCCTTACCACGGATGGACCTACCATCTCAATGGTCGCCTCAAGCGGGCACCACGTATGGGCAAAATGTCTGATTTCAACGTTCAATAG
- a CDS encoding SRPBCC family protein, protein MIDLDGPLGGENNPRDLAADVSSLVGPLRQLGLDNMKWIERRSYTIHCNWKVFVDNSLDGGYHVAYAHEKLAEGLEFGGYETQIFDRSSIQICDSSGKDNRLGEKVMYAWLYPNFFINRYGKMMDTNLVLPRTVDTCEVIFDFYVDYEDVEEWNAKKTIRNSIQQSHLIQQEDVEICESTQLGLQSMSFQRGRYSSKLERSVHAFHSMLWDEIKEDLTS, encoded by the coding sequence TTGATCGATCTCGATGGCCCGCTGGGGGGCGAGAACAATCCGCGCGACCTTGCTGCCGATGTCTCCTCGCTGGTCGGCCCGCTTCGTCAGCTGGGGCTCGACAACATGAAATGGATCGAGCGTCGGAGTTACACCATTCATTGCAACTGGAAGGTTTTCGTCGACAATTCGCTGGATGGGGGCTACCACGTCGCGTACGCCCATGAAAAACTGGCGGAAGGATTAGAGTTCGGAGGTTACGAGACGCAGATATTCGATCGTAGCTCGATCCAGATCTGCGATTCGAGCGGAAAGGACAACCGACTAGGCGAAAAGGTGATGTATGCCTGGCTCTATCCCAACTTCTTCATCAATCGCTACGGCAAGATGATGGATACCAACTTGGTGCTTCCCAGGACAGTTGATACATGCGAAGTTATCTTCGATTTCTACGTCGATTACGAAGATGTCGAAGAGTGGAATGCCAAGAAGACGATCCGCAATTCGATTCAACAAAGTCACCTCATCCAACAGGAAGACGTTGAAATCTGCGAATCAACCCAGTTGGGACTCCAATCGATGTCGTTTCAGCGGGGGCGTTATTCGTCGAAATTGGAACGTTCAGTCCATGCGTTTCATTCGATGCTGTGGGACGAGATCAAGGAAGACTTAACCTCATGA